Below is a window of Streptomyces sp. NBC_00223 DNA.
GCGCGGAAGCCGGAGTGCCGCTCTTCGGCGTCTGCCTCGGAGTGCAGTCCATCGCGGTCGCGTACGGCGGGGTCGTCGGCCGCGCGCCGGAACTGCTGCACGGCAAGACGTCCCTCGTGACGCACGAGGGGACCGGGGTCTTCACCGGGCTGCCGTCGCCCTTCACCGCGACCCGCTACCACTCGCTCGCGGTCGAGCGCGCCACGCTCCCCGAGGAGTTGCAGGTCACCGCCTGGACGGAGAACGGGATCATCATGGGACTGCGTCACCGGGACGCCGCCGTCGAGGGTGTGCAGTTCCACCCCGAGTCGGTGCTCACCGAATGGGGTCACCGGATGCTCGCCAACTGGCTCGCCGAATGCGGTGACCCGGGTGCGGTCGGCCGCTCGGGCGGGCTCGCCCCGGTGGTGGGGGCGGGCGGTCCCACGGGGAGGGCCGGGGCGTGACCACGCTCCGGCCGGAGCGTCCCGCCGACGGCCCGATGTCCTACGAGGACACCGGGCAGTTCGCCGCTGTCGTGGGGCAGCTGAACGACCCCCTCAACGACCCGCTGCCCGGCCACCCCCCGGCCGCGCCGGACTACCCGGCCTACGCGGAGGCGGCGGGGACCGCTACCGCGCCGGAAGCCGCCGTTCCGGAGGCCCTCGCGCCGGAAGCGCCCGCGTCGCCGTGGTTCCGCGCCCAGCAGGCACCGCCGGAGCCCGCCCCGCCGCCCGCGCCCGTACGATCCGAGCCCGTAAGCCCCCCGCCCGTAAGCCCCGCCCTCGTACGGCGTCCCTCGCACCGGCGCCCGGAGCCGCCGCACCCCGAGGTCACGCACCCCGACCCGCCGCAGGGGCCCCAGGCCCCGCACCCCGAGGCCGTACGCCCCGAGGCTGTACGACCCGAGCTGCTGCGGCAGGCCGAGCCCGTACGCCCCGAGCCCCCGCGGCAGGCCGGACCCATGCGGCCCGAGCCCCCGCGGCGGGCCGGGGTCGAGGAGACCGCGCGGCTGCCGGTGATCTCCGAGGTGATGGACCCCCCGGCGGACCCCGAGGCCCCCGAGGATCCCGGCGCGGCCCCGCTGCTCGCGCCTCCCCCTTCGGACGGCGGCCGGGCCGCCCGCCGCAAGGCCGCGCAGAAGGGGGGCGGCGGCCATCGGGCCCGGAACCGTACCCCCGCCGCGCCCGGCCGCGCCGGAGCCGAGCCCGCCGGTCCGCTGAGCCGGGTCGAGGCGCGCAGGGCCGCCAAGGCGGCCAAGGAGAGCCCCGCGGTCATCGCCAGCCGGATCGTCGGCGAACTCTTCATCACCACCGGTGTGCTGATGCTGCTGTTCGTCACCTACCAGCTGTGGTGGACCAACGTCCGCGCCCACCAGCAGGCCAACAGCGCCTCCAACCACCTCGAACACCAGTGGGACACCGAACAGGGCGACCCCGAACGCGCGGCCGGCGCCTTCTCGCCCGGTCAGGGCTTCGCGATCATGTACATCCCGAAGCTTGACGTCAAGGCGCCCATCGCGCAGGGCGTCTCCAAGCACAAGGTGCTCGACAAGGGCATGATCGGCCACTACGACGGCGCCCTGAACACCGCGATGCCGTGGGACAAGACCGGCAACTTCGCGGTCGCCGCCCACCGCAACACCCATGGTGAGCCCTTCCGCTACATCAACCACCTGGTGCCGGGTGACAAGGTGGTGGTCGAGACGGGCAGTACGTACTACACGTACCGGATCACCTCGTCGCTGCCGTCGACCCCGCCGAGCAATGTCAGCGTCCTGCGGCCCGTCCCGGTCGGTTCCGGGTACACCGGGCCGGGCCGCTATCTCACCCTGACCACCTGCACGCCCGAGTTCACCAGCACCAACCGGCTGATCGTCTGGGGCAAGCTGATCGAGGAACGGCCGCGCAGCAAGGGCAAGCCCGACGCGCTGGTCGAATAGCCGGGGGCTCGCGCGTCGCTGTGTCGAGCCCGCACTCGAAGCCCGACTCGAAGAACGGAACAGTGTGACGACCAGCAACCGCGGTGGACGGGGACGTGTCGCGGCCACCATCAGCGTTCTCGGCGAGCTGCTCATCACCGCCGGGCTCGTCCTGGCGTTGTTCGTCGCCTACTCGCTGTGGTGGACCAATGTGATAGCGGACCGCCACGAGCGGAAGGCGGGCGACAAGGTCCGCCAGGAGTGGGCGCAGGGCCAGGGCCACAAGGGCAGCGACGCGCCCGCGATCGGCCTCGACACCAAGGACGGCATCGGCTTTCTGCACGTCCCGGCGATGGGCAGGAACTTCGAGGTGCTGGTCAAGAAGGGCACCTCGACCGATGTGCTCAACGAGGGCGTGGCCGGCTACTACACCGACCCGACGCCCGCCGCGATGCCGTGGGACAAGACCGGCAACTTCACCCTCGCCGCCCACCGCGACGGCCACGGCGCCAAGTTCCACAACATCAACAAGATCCACGACGGTGACCCGGTCGTCTTCGAGTCCAAGGACACCTGGTACGTCTACAAGGTCTACAAGATCCTCGACCAGACCTCGAAGTACAACGTGGCCGTCACCGACCAGGTCCCCGAGGAGTCCGGCAAGTCCAAGCCGGGCCGCTACATCACCCTGACGACCTGCACCCCGGTCTACACCTCGCGTTACCGCTACATCGTCTGGGGCCAGCTGGTCCGCACCGAGAAGGTCGACCCGCAGCGCACGCCGCCGCCCGAGCTGAGATAGCACCCGAGCCGAGGCGACACATCCGAGGCAGTCGAAGAGCGCCGCATGACGAAGGTGCGGCCCGCACACCGTGTGCGGGCCGCCCCTTCACCGTTCATCGGTCAGCCGACGGTCAGCCCCCGCCGCCGCCGAACGCCTTGAGGGTGATCGGCTGGCCCTCCTGGAGCGGCGTCCCGGCCGGCGGGTCGGTGTCGAAGACCCGCGCGTTCGGATCCTGGCTGCCCTGGACCGAGATCTGGAGGTCCAGATTCAGGCCCTGTAGCGCCGCGCTGGCCTCCGCGACGGTCCTGTTCCGGATGTCCGGCATCGGCGACGGCTGCTGCGTCGGCTGCGGACCGCTGGAGATGACCAGGGCGATCTGCGTGTCCAGGGTCTGCTCGCTGAACGGAGCAGGGGTCTGGCTGATCACATTGCCCTCCTGGACGCTGTCCGAGGGCTGCCGCGACGAGGTGACGTTGGTGAAGCCGTCCTTCTGCAACTGGGAGCGTGCCGCGTCCTCCGTCATGTTCTGGAGGTTCGGCACCTCCTCCTGCTTCGGGGCCTGCGCCACGGTGAGGACGACCTTGGTGCCCTTGGCCTTCTTCTCGCCGCCCGACGGGTCCTGGCTCAGCACGATGTCCGGGTCGGAGGTCGTCGACGTCTTGTACTTCACGGAGTACGTGAAGCCCTTGTCGGTCAGCTGCTGCTGGGCGTCGGTGAGCTTGTCGGTCGTGACGTCCGGGACCGCGACCGGGGCCGCTCCCTTGGACAGGGTGACCGTGATCGTCTTGTCGGACGGGACCGGGGCGTCGGCGGCGGGGGCCTGCTTGCAGATCAGGTCCTTCTCCACGTTGTCGCAGTACTCCGCGGGACCCTTGACGAGCTTCAGGTCGACATTGGTGGCCTTGATCTGCGCGTCGGCCATGGAGCTGTTCACAAAGCTCGGCACGGTGTCGTTGCCGGACGGCGAGTCACCGCCGAAGACCGCCTTGCCGAGGAAGATCGCGCCGACCAGGACGAGGACGCCGGCGATGACCAGCAGCACCGTGGAGGTGTTGTTGCTCTTCTTCTGGCGCCGCCGGTCCGGGCGGTCCTCGTAGCCGTAGCCCCCGTCGTCGTCCCGCATCGGGGGCAGCATCGAGGTGTGCTGGGCGTCGGTCTGCGGGGGCAGCGCGGTGGTCTGGCCACCGTCGCCGTACTGGTGCGGGTAGCCGTAGCCGGCCACGCCCATCGCGGCGGTCGCGGCGACCGGCTGGCCGTCGAGCGCCGCCTCGATGTCGGCCCGCATCTCGTCGGCCGACTGGTAGCGGTAGTTCGGGTCCTTGGTGAGCGCCTTGAGGACGATCGCGTCCATCGCGGGCGTGACCTCGGGGTCGTACACCGACGGCGGCTGCGGTTCCTCGCGCACGTGCTGGTACGCCACCGCGACCGGTGAGTCGCCGACGAAGGGCGGCCGTACGGTCAGCAGCTCGTAGAGCAGGCAACCCGTCGAATACAGGTCGGAACGGGCGTCGACCTGCTCGCCCTTGGCCTGCTCGGGGGAGAGGTACTGGGCGGTGCCGATGACGGCCGCGGTCTGGGTCATGGTCATACCGGAGTCGCCCATCGCGCGGGCGATGCCGAAGTCCATGACCTTGACCTGACCGGTCCGGGTCAGCATGACGTTGGCCGGCTTGATGTCCCGGTGCACGATGCCCGCGCGGTGGCTGTACTCCAGCGCCTGGAGGATGCCGACGGTCATCTCCATGGCCCGCTCGGGCAGCAGCTTGCGCCCGGAGTGCAGCAGCTCGCGCAAGGTGGAGCCGTCCACGTACTCCATGACGATGTACGGGATCGAGACCCCGTCGACATAGTCCTCACCGGTGTCGTACACGGCGACGATCGACGGGTGGTTGAGCGACGCGGCGGACTGGGCCTCACGGCGGAAGCGGGCCTGGAAGGACGGGTCACGGGCGAGGTCCACCCGCAGCGTCTTCACGGCGACCATGCGGCCGAGTCGGGTGTCGTGGGCGAGGTACACCTCGGCCATGCCACCACGGCCGAGCACCGAGCCCAGCTCGTACCGGCCGCCGAGGCGACGCGGCTCTTCCATAGCTCTGCCCTCTCCTCAAACCCGTTCTCAGATCGAGTCGCGTTGACCCGGATCGCGTTAACCCATGCCCTGCGCCTGCTCGGGAATACGCTACCGGGCGTATCCCGCGCAACTCCGCCCCGGCCGTCCGCTGATACCTGACCGGTATCTGGAGGCGGCCCGCGCACGCCGTAGTGGCTGCTCCCGCGTCCCTGGTGACGCTTGTCTCACTTGTTGAGGACCGCCTCCATGACCTTCTTGGCGATGGGCGCGGCCAGCCCGCCGCCCGTGATGTCGGAGCGGTTCGCGGAGCTGTCCTCGACCACGACCGCCACGGCGACCGGGGACCCCTGGTCGGTCATCGCGTAGGAGACGAACCAGGCGTAGGGGTTCTGGTCGTTGTTCAGACCGTGCTGCGCGGTGCCGGTCTTGCCGCCGACCTTGACCCCGGGGATCCGGGCGTTGGTGCCGGTGCCCTCGTTGACCACGGTCTCCATCATCGACTGGAGCTTCTGCGCGTTCTCCGGCGACAGCGGCTTCGACAGTTCCTTGGGGCTGGTCTGCGCGATGGTGCTCAGGTTGGGGGCGACGAGCTTGTCGATCTCGTAGGGCTGCATCAGGGTGCCGTTGTTGGCGATCGCCGCGGCGACCATGGCCATCTGCAGCGGGGTGGCCGCGGTGTCGAACTGGCCGATGGAGGACAGCGCGACCTGGTCCGGGCTCATCTTGGTGTCGAAGTTGCCGGCGTTCGCCCGGACCGGGACGAACTGTTCCTGGTTGAAGCCGAACTTCTCGGCCTCGTCGGTCATGTCCTTGAGCCCGATGTCGGCGCCGAGTTTGCCGAAGACGCTGTTGCAGGAGTACCTGAGCGCGATCCGCAGCGTGGCGTTCTTGCACGGGATGTTGCCCTCGTTGGGCAGCGGGACCGTGGTGCCCGGCAGGGTGTACGGGTCCGGGGACTCCGTCCCCTTGTCGATGTCGGTGATCTTCCCGGTCTCCAGCGCGGCCGCGGCCGTGACCAGCTTGAACGTCGAGCCCGGGGGGTAGGTCTGGCGCAGCGCCCGGTTGAGCGACGGGTCGTCCGGGTCGTTCTTCTTGTCCAGCGCCACCCAGTTCTTGGCGTCGGTCTGCGAGTTCCCCGCGATGGTCGAGGGGTCGAAGGACGGGGTGCTGGCCAGGGCGAGGATCGCGCCCGTGCGCGGGTCGATCGCGGCGACCGCGCCCTTCTTGGCGCCCAGCCCCTTGTACGCGGCCTCCTGCGCCTTGGCGTTCAGCGTCGTGACGACGTTGCCGCCCTTCTTCTCCTTGCCGGTGAGCAGATCGATCGTGCGGTTGAAGAACAGCCGGTCGTCGTCGCCGGTCAGGAACTTGTCCTGGACGCCCTCCAGCATGGTGGTGCCGTACGCCTGCGAGGCGTACCCGGTCACCGGGGCCCACATCGGACCGTTGGTGTAGGTGCGCTTGTACTTGAAGTCACTGCCGGTGGTCGTGGTGTGACCGGTGATCGCCTTGCCGTCGACGATGATGTCGCCGCGCGGCTGGGCGTACTGGTTGATGGCCACCCGGCGGTTGTGCACGTCGTTGGAGAGCTGGTCGGCCTGGACGAACTGCACATAGTTGACGCGCAGCAGCAGGGCGAGGACGAGGAGACCGCAGAAGACCGCGACCCGTCGCAGGGGCTTGTTCACTGGGTACGCACCACCTGGGTCGCTTCGGCGTCGGGGGAGGGGGCGGGGCTGGGGGCCGGCCGCCTGGCGGTGTCGCTGATCCGCAGCAGGATCGCGACCAGCGCCCAGTTGGCGATGACCGAGGAGCCGCCCTGGGCCAGGAACGGCATGGTCATACCGGTCAGCGGAATGAGCCCGGTGACGCCGCCCGCGACGACGAAGACCTGGAGCGCGAAGGCGCCGGACAGACCGATGGCGAGCAGCTTGCCGAAGGGGTCACGGGCGGCCAGCGCGGTACGTATGCCGCGCTCGATGAGCAACGCGTAGAGCAGCAGGATGGCCATCAGTCCGGCCAGGCCCAGTTCCTCGCCGACGGTGGCCAGGATGTAGTCGCTCTTGGGTGCGATGCCGCCGATCAGCCGGGAGTAGCCCTGGCCGAGGCCGGAGCCGAAGAGGCCGCCGGAGCCGAAGGCGTACATCGCCTGGGCGGTCTCGGTGACGTCGCCGTGCTGGAGGGCCAGCGGGTGCAGCCAGTTCTGGACGCGGACCTGCACATGCGACTCGTAGGAGGCGACGGCGACCGCTCCGGCCGAGCTGAGCAGCAGGCCGAAGACGATCCAGCTGGTCCGCTCGGTGGCGACGTACAGCATGATCACGAAGAGGCCGAAGAAGAGCAGCGAGGTGCCCAGGTCGGTCTCGAAGACCAGGATCAGCAGGCTCATGGCCCAGATGACCAGGATCGGACCGAGGTCGCGGCCGCGCGGCAGGTACAGACCCATGAAGCGGCGGCTGGCCAGCGCGAGGGCGTCCCGCTTGACCATCAGATAGCCCGCGAAGAAGACCGTGATGATGATCTTCGCGAACTCTCCCGGCTGGAGCGAACCGACTCCGGGGATGGTGATCCAGATCCGGGCGCCGTAGACCGCGGGGAAGAAGATCGGGAGCACCAGCAGGATCAGCGCGGCGAACATCGAGATGTACGTGTAGCGCTGGAGGATGCGGTGGTCCTTGAGGAAGACCAGCACGCAGACGAACAGGGCGACGCCGAGGGTGGACCACATCAGCTGGTTGGGCGCCATGGCCCTGCCCAGCCGGGGCTCCTGGTCGAGCCGCCAGATCAGCACCAGGCCGAGGCCGTTGAGCAGAGTGGCGATCGGCAGCATCAGCGGGTCGGAGTACGGGGCGAACTTGCGGACCAGCAGATGGGCGACGCCGGCGAGCAGACCGAGCCCGAGACCGTAGCCGAGCAGCCCGGCGGGCACCGCGTCGTTCTTGGCGAGCCCGACATTGGCGTACGCGAACACCGGGATGGCCACGGCGAAGACGAGCAGGGCCAGCTCGGTGTTGCGTCGGTTGGGCGCGCCGATCGACGTGATGGTGGTGGTGTTGCTGGCGCTCATGACGAGCCGGCTCCTCCTGCTGGTCCCCGTGCTATTGCTGGCCTGAACCGCACTGCTGGGCCAGCTTCTTCTCGTCGGGCGTCAGGGACGGGGTCGGGGCGGTCGTCGGGGTGTCGCTCGTGGTGCTCTTCTTCGCGCCGGGCTTGGCGCCCGCCGAGCCCGTGGCGGCGCCCGCGCCGACCTGGTCCTCGGCAGCCTTGGTGGCGTCCTTGGCCTTGTCGGTGACGGTCTTGGAGTCGGCGACCTTCTGGCAGACACCGGCCTGCTGGGCCAGCTCGTCGGCCTTGTCGTCGGCCTGGCCGAGACTGCCGACGGCGATGGTGTCCTCGACCTGCTTGCGCTGATAGGCCGGGAGGTACTTGAGCTTGACGTCGGTGCGGTCGTTGTGGACCTTCGACAGGTTGATCCAGGCGAGCTTCTGGTCGATGCCCTGGTAGACGGCGACATGGTCGCCCTTGGCGCCGACGTAGTACTGCGTCTGGGTCCAGGCGTACGCGCCGTACAGGCCGCCGCCGATCACCGCGATCACGGCCACGGTGATCAGGCTCCGCCTGAGCCAGGCGCGCTTGCCGGGCTTGTCGAAGTCGGAGTCGTCATAGGCGCCGAAGGAGCC
It encodes the following:
- a CDS encoding aminodeoxychorismate/anthranilate synthase component II; this encodes MSARILVVDNYDSFVFNLVQYLYQLGAECEVLRNDEVELGHARDGFDGVLLSPGPGTPEQAGVCVDMVRHCAEAGVPLFGVCLGVQSIAVAYGGVVGRAPELLHGKTSLVTHEGTGVFTGLPSPFTATRYHSLAVERATLPEELQVTAWTENGIIMGLRHRDAAVEGVQFHPESVLTEWGHRMLANWLAECGDPGAVGRSGGLAPVVGAGGPTGRAGA
- a CDS encoding class E sortase, translated to MTTLRPERPADGPMSYEDTGQFAAVVGQLNDPLNDPLPGHPPAAPDYPAYAEAAGTATAPEAAVPEALAPEAPASPWFRAQQAPPEPAPPPAPVRSEPVSPPPVSPALVRRPSHRRPEPPHPEVTHPDPPQGPQAPHPEAVRPEAVRPELLRQAEPVRPEPPRQAGPMRPEPPRRAGVEETARLPVISEVMDPPADPEAPEDPGAAPLLAPPPSDGGRAARRKAAQKGGGGHRARNRTPAAPGRAGAEPAGPLSRVEARRAAKAAKESPAVIASRIVGELFITTGVLMLLFVTYQLWWTNVRAHQQANSASNHLEHQWDTEQGDPERAAGAFSPGQGFAIMYIPKLDVKAPIAQGVSKHKVLDKGMIGHYDGALNTAMPWDKTGNFAVAAHRNTHGEPFRYINHLVPGDKVVVETGSTYYTYRITSSLPSTPPSNVSVLRPVPVGSGYTGPGRYLTLTTCTPEFTSTNRLIVWGKLIEERPRSKGKPDALVE
- a CDS encoding class E sortase, with the protein product MTTSNRGGRGRVAATISVLGELLITAGLVLALFVAYSLWWTNVIADRHERKAGDKVRQEWAQGQGHKGSDAPAIGLDTKDGIGFLHVPAMGRNFEVLVKKGTSTDVLNEGVAGYYTDPTPAAMPWDKTGNFTLAAHRDGHGAKFHNINKIHDGDPVVFESKDTWYVYKVYKILDQTSKYNVAVTDQVPEESGKSKPGRYITLTTCTPVYTSRYRYIVWGQLVRTEKVDPQRTPPPELR
- the pknB gene encoding Stk1 family PASTA domain-containing Ser/Thr kinase; this translates as MEEPRRLGGRYELGSVLGRGGMAEVYLAHDTRLGRMVAVKTLRVDLARDPSFQARFRREAQSAASLNHPSIVAVYDTGEDYVDGVSIPYIVMEYVDGSTLRELLHSGRKLLPERAMEMTVGILQALEYSHRAGIVHRDIKPANVMLTRTGQVKVMDFGIARAMGDSGMTMTQTAAVIGTAQYLSPEQAKGEQVDARSDLYSTGCLLYELLTVRPPFVGDSPVAVAYQHVREEPQPPSVYDPEVTPAMDAIVLKALTKDPNYRYQSADEMRADIEAALDGQPVAATAAMGVAGYGYPHQYGDGGQTTALPPQTDAQHTSMLPPMRDDDGGYGYEDRPDRRRQKKSNNTSTVLLVIAGVLVLVGAIFLGKAVFGGDSPSGNDTVPSFVNSSMADAQIKATNVDLKLVKGPAEYCDNVEKDLICKQAPAADAPVPSDKTITVTLSKGAAPVAVPDVTTDKLTDAQQQLTDKGFTYSVKYKTSTTSDPDIVLSQDPSGGEKKAKGTKVVLTVAQAPKQEEVPNLQNMTEDAARSQLQKDGFTNVTSSRQPSDSVQEGNVISQTPAPFSEQTLDTQIALVISSGPQPTQQPSPMPDIRNRTVAEASAALQGLNLDLQISVQGSQDPNARVFDTDPPAGTPLQEGQPITLKAFGGGGG
- a CDS encoding peptidoglycan D,D-transpeptidase FtsI family protein, giving the protein MNKPLRRVAVFCGLLVLALLLRVNYVQFVQADQLSNDVHNRRVAINQYAQPRGDIIVDGKAITGHTTTTGSDFKYKRTYTNGPMWAPVTGYASQAYGTTMLEGVQDKFLTGDDDRLFFNRTIDLLTGKEKKGGNVVTTLNAKAQEAAYKGLGAKKGAVAAIDPRTGAILALASTPSFDPSTIAGNSQTDAKNWVALDKKNDPDDPSLNRALRQTYPPGSTFKLVTAAAALETGKITDIDKGTESPDPYTLPGTTVPLPNEGNIPCKNATLRIALRYSCNSVFGKLGADIGLKDMTDEAEKFGFNQEQFVPVRANAGNFDTKMSPDQVALSSIGQFDTAATPLQMAMVAAAIANNGTLMQPYEIDKLVAPNLSTIAQTSPKELSKPLSPENAQKLQSMMETVVNEGTGTNARIPGVKVGGKTGTAQHGLNNDQNPYAWFVSYAMTDQGSPVAVAVVVEDSSANRSDITGGGLAAPIAKKVMEAVLNK
- a CDS encoding FtsW/RodA/SpoVE family cell cycle protein, whose translation is MSASNTTTITSIGAPNRRNTELALLVFAVAIPVFAYANVGLAKNDAVPAGLLGYGLGLGLLAGVAHLLVRKFAPYSDPLMLPIATLLNGLGLVLIWRLDQEPRLGRAMAPNQLMWSTLGVALFVCVLVFLKDHRILQRYTYISMFAALILLVLPIFFPAVYGARIWITIPGVGSLQPGEFAKIIITVFFAGYLMVKRDALALASRRFMGLYLPRGRDLGPILVIWAMSLLILVFETDLGTSLLFFGLFVIMLYVATERTSWIVFGLLLSSAGAVAVASYESHVQVRVQNWLHPLALQHGDVTETAQAMYAFGSGGLFGSGLGQGYSRLIGGIAPKSDYILATVGEELGLAGLMAILLLYALLIERGIRTALAARDPFGKLLAIGLSGAFALQVFVVAGGVTGLIPLTGMTMPFLAQGGSSVIANWALVAILLRISDTARRPAPSPAPSPDAEATQVVRTQ